A part of Aegilops tauschii subsp. strangulata cultivar AL8/78 chromosome 2, Aet v6.0, whole genome shotgun sequence genomic DNA contains:
- the LOC109783691 gene encoding uncharacterized protein isoform X2, with product MPRKVVSGPDYDDDYADYEDYEDDYDDYDETEHADVKPPVKEKESSKKSSNTVPVLWKCSMCTFDNHETMVYCEMCGVFRESFVKSGKDVSIKESVNGISNNSGTSALSNSDSTKMPAKTSTTNFDGDSERKYASTSHDKVNSTQLASVGSSSSTGKKKQPVIFDNNVPIERTTQLNADHFQLKEDQGSSRASSSAQNKGSMETLSSDISQLSIERNNVNVAQPLPEEYKPEGWMLADQESGVLSQLNLAIVGHVDSGKSTLSGRLLHLLGKISKRDMHKNEKEAKEKGKGSFAYAWAMDESTEERARGITMTVAVAYLETKKYRVVLLDSPGHKDFVPNLISGATQADAAILVVDASTGSFESGMDGEGGKSVGQTKEHAQLIRSFGVEQLIVAVNKMDAIGYSKDRLEFIKVRLGSFLRSCNFRDSAVTWIPLSAVENQNLIKSPSDARFTSWYQGSCLLDAIDSLQLPSRDVSKPLILPICDVIKSQSTGQLAAFGKLETGAIRNGSKVLVLPCEEVATVKTIERDSSSCSIARAGDNVAVILQGIDGSRIIPGGILCHPGFPVPVANYLELKIRVLDIAIPILIGYQVEFHIHHVKEAARVTKIVALLDKTGKPSKTAPRFLKSKQNAVVQVTLDQAVCVEEFSKCRALGRAFLRSSGSTIAVGIVTKIMRQDQH from the exons ATGCCTCGCAAGGTTGTCTCCGGGCCCGACTACGACGACGACTACGCTGATTATGAGGATTATGaggatgactatgatgattatgatgagactgAACATGCCGATGTTAAGCCCCCTGTGAAGGAGAAAG AATCATCGAAGAAGTCCTCAAATACAGTGCCTGTGCTTTGGAAGTGCTCCATGTGCACATTCGATAATCATGAAACTATGGTATACTGTGAGATGTGTGGGGTTTTCCGGGAATCTTTCGTCAAATCTGGCAAGGATGTTTCGATCAAAG AATCTGTCAACGGAATATCAAACAATTCCGGGACATCTGCTCTGTCAAACTCTGATTCTACCAAGATGCCAGCGAAGACTTCTACTACAAACTTTGACGGTGATTCTGAGAGAAAGTATGCTAGCACATCTCATGATAAAG TCAATTCCACACAGTTGGCGTCTGTTGGTAGCTCATCAAGCACTGGAAAAAAGAAACAACCCGTAATCTTTGACAATAATGTGCCAATCGAGAGGACAACTCAATTGAATGCTGATCATTTTCAGCTAAAAGAGGACCAGGGTAGTAGTAGGGCTAGCAGTTCTGCTCAGAATAAGGGTTCCATGGAGACACTTTCTTCTGACATAAGCCAGCTAAGTATCGAAAGGAATAATGTCAATGTTGCACAGCCTTTACCTGAAGAGTATAAGCCTGAGGGGTGGATGCTAGCTGATCAGGAGTCCGGGGTGCTGAGCCAACTAAACCTTGCAATA GTGGGTCATGTTGATTCTGGCAAGTCAACACTCTCTGGGAGATTGCTACACCTATTAGGGAAGATATCGAAAAGAGATATGCACAAAAATGAGAAGGAGGCTAAGGAAAAA GGAAAGGGGTCATTTGCTTATGCATGGGCCATGGATGAGAGTACTGAAGAAAGAGCAAGAGGTATCACAATGACAGTGGCTGTCGCCTATTTGGAGACCAAGAAATACCGTGTAGTTTTGCTTGACTCTCCTGGCCACAAAGATTTCGTGCCAAATTTGATATCTGGTGCAACACAGGCTGATGCAGCTATTCTTGTGGTTGATGCATCAACTGGTTCTTTTGAATCTGGTATGGATGGGGAAGGAGGGAAAAGTGTTGGGCAGACAAAGGAGCATGCTCAGCTTATTAGAAGCTTTGGTGTTGAGCAACTTATTGTTGCAGTCAACAAGATGGATGCTATTGGGTACTCAAAAGATAGGTTGGAGTTCATCAAGGTACGACTTGGTAGTTTTCTGCGGTCATGCAACTTCCGGGATTCAGCTGTTACCTGGATTCCTCTTAGTGCTGTAGAGAACCAGAATTTGATTAAATCTCCTTCAGATGCTCGTTTTACCTCCTG GTATCAAGGGTCGTGTCTCTTGGATGCTATAGATTCCTTGCAGCTTCCTTCTCGGGATGTTTCAAAGCCCCTCATTCTTCCTATATGTGATGTTATCAAATCTCAGTCGACAGGACAACTGGCAGCTTTTGGAAAATTAGAAACTGGCGCTATTCGAAATGGTTCAAAG GTATTGGTTTTACCTTGTGAGGAAGTGGCGACAGTGAAAACCATTGAACGAGACTCTAGTTCATGCAGCATAGCGAGAGCTGGTGACAATGTAGCAGTTATTTTACAGGGAATTGATGGTAGTCGAATAATACCTGGCGGGATTCTTTGTCACCCTGGTTTCCCTGTGCCTGTAGCCAACTACTTGGAGCTTAAGATTCGAGTGTTGGACATCGCCATCCCAATTCTCATTGGTTATCAG GTGGAGTTTCACATACATCATGTGAAGGAAGCTGCAAGAGTAACGAAAATTGTGGCGTTGCTTGACAAGACAGGCAAGCCAAGTAAAACAGCACCGCGGTTTCTTAAATCAAAGCAGAATGCTGTTGTGCAG GTTACGCTAGATCAAGCGGTCTGTGTCGAGGAATTCTCGAAATGCCGAGCTCTTGGAAGGGCATTCTTAAGGTCGTCTGGAAGCACGATCGCTGTCGGTATAGTGACTAAGATAATGAGGCAGGATCAGCACTAG
- the LOC109783691 gene encoding uncharacterized protein isoform X1, producing the protein MPRKVVSGPDYDDDYADYEDYEDDYDDYDETEHADVKPPVKEKESSKKSSNTVPVLWKCSMCTFDNHETMVYCEMCGVFRESFVKSGKDVSIKVESVNGISNNSGTSALSNSDSTKMPAKTSTTNFDGDSERKYASTSHDKVNSTQLASVGSSSSTGKKKQPVIFDNNVPIERTTQLNADHFQLKEDQGSSRASSSAQNKGSMETLSSDISQLSIERNNVNVAQPLPEEYKPEGWMLADQESGVLSQLNLAIVGHVDSGKSTLSGRLLHLLGKISKRDMHKNEKEAKEKGKGSFAYAWAMDESTEERARGITMTVAVAYLETKKYRVVLLDSPGHKDFVPNLISGATQADAAILVVDASTGSFESGMDGEGGKSVGQTKEHAQLIRSFGVEQLIVAVNKMDAIGYSKDRLEFIKVRLGSFLRSCNFRDSAVTWIPLSAVENQNLIKSPSDARFTSWYQGSCLLDAIDSLQLPSRDVSKPLILPICDVIKSQSTGQLAAFGKLETGAIRNGSKVLVLPCEEVATVKTIERDSSSCSIARAGDNVAVILQGIDGSRIIPGGILCHPGFPVPVANYLELKIRVLDIAIPILIGYQVEFHIHHVKEAARVTKIVALLDKTGKPSKTAPRFLKSKQNAVVQVTLDQAVCVEEFSKCRALGRAFLRSSGSTIAVGIVTKIMRQDQH; encoded by the exons ATGCCTCGCAAGGTTGTCTCCGGGCCCGACTACGACGACGACTACGCTGATTATGAGGATTATGaggatgactatgatgattatgatgagactgAACATGCCGATGTTAAGCCCCCTGTGAAGGAGAAAG AATCATCGAAGAAGTCCTCAAATACAGTGCCTGTGCTTTGGAAGTGCTCCATGTGCACATTCGATAATCATGAAACTATGGTATACTGTGAGATGTGTGGGGTTTTCCGGGAATCTTTCGTCAAATCTGGCAAGGATGTTTCGATCAAAG TAGAATCTGTCAACGGAATATCAAACAATTCCGGGACATCTGCTCTGTCAAACTCTGATTCTACCAAGATGCCAGCGAAGACTTCTACTACAAACTTTGACGGTGATTCTGAGAGAAAGTATGCTAGCACATCTCATGATAAAG TCAATTCCACACAGTTGGCGTCTGTTGGTAGCTCATCAAGCACTGGAAAAAAGAAACAACCCGTAATCTTTGACAATAATGTGCCAATCGAGAGGACAACTCAATTGAATGCTGATCATTTTCAGCTAAAAGAGGACCAGGGTAGTAGTAGGGCTAGCAGTTCTGCTCAGAATAAGGGTTCCATGGAGACACTTTCTTCTGACATAAGCCAGCTAAGTATCGAAAGGAATAATGTCAATGTTGCACAGCCTTTACCTGAAGAGTATAAGCCTGAGGGGTGGATGCTAGCTGATCAGGAGTCCGGGGTGCTGAGCCAACTAAACCTTGCAATA GTGGGTCATGTTGATTCTGGCAAGTCAACACTCTCTGGGAGATTGCTACACCTATTAGGGAAGATATCGAAAAGAGATATGCACAAAAATGAGAAGGAGGCTAAGGAAAAA GGAAAGGGGTCATTTGCTTATGCATGGGCCATGGATGAGAGTACTGAAGAAAGAGCAAGAGGTATCACAATGACAGTGGCTGTCGCCTATTTGGAGACCAAGAAATACCGTGTAGTTTTGCTTGACTCTCCTGGCCACAAAGATTTCGTGCCAAATTTGATATCTGGTGCAACACAGGCTGATGCAGCTATTCTTGTGGTTGATGCATCAACTGGTTCTTTTGAATCTGGTATGGATGGGGAAGGAGGGAAAAGTGTTGGGCAGACAAAGGAGCATGCTCAGCTTATTAGAAGCTTTGGTGTTGAGCAACTTATTGTTGCAGTCAACAAGATGGATGCTATTGGGTACTCAAAAGATAGGTTGGAGTTCATCAAGGTACGACTTGGTAGTTTTCTGCGGTCATGCAACTTCCGGGATTCAGCTGTTACCTGGATTCCTCTTAGTGCTGTAGAGAACCAGAATTTGATTAAATCTCCTTCAGATGCTCGTTTTACCTCCTG GTATCAAGGGTCGTGTCTCTTGGATGCTATAGATTCCTTGCAGCTTCCTTCTCGGGATGTTTCAAAGCCCCTCATTCTTCCTATATGTGATGTTATCAAATCTCAGTCGACAGGACAACTGGCAGCTTTTGGAAAATTAGAAACTGGCGCTATTCGAAATGGTTCAAAG GTATTGGTTTTACCTTGTGAGGAAGTGGCGACAGTGAAAACCATTGAACGAGACTCTAGTTCATGCAGCATAGCGAGAGCTGGTGACAATGTAGCAGTTATTTTACAGGGAATTGATGGTAGTCGAATAATACCTGGCGGGATTCTTTGTCACCCTGGTTTCCCTGTGCCTGTAGCCAACTACTTGGAGCTTAAGATTCGAGTGTTGGACATCGCCATCCCAATTCTCATTGGTTATCAG GTGGAGTTTCACATACATCATGTGAAGGAAGCTGCAAGAGTAACGAAAATTGTGGCGTTGCTTGACAAGACAGGCAAGCCAAGTAAAACAGCACCGCGGTTTCTTAAATCAAAGCAGAATGCTGTTGTGCAG GTTACGCTAGATCAAGCGGTCTGTGTCGAGGAATTCTCGAAATGCCGAGCTCTTGGAAGGGCATTCTTAAGGTCGTCTGGAAGCACGATCGCTGTCGGTATAGTGACTAAGATAATGAGGCAGGATCAGCACTAG